The following proteins are co-located in the Xiphophorus maculatus strain JP 163 A chromosome 24, X_maculatus-5.0-male, whole genome shotgun sequence genome:
- the LOC102226260 gene encoding aryl hydrocarbon receptor-like isoform X1, translated as MLPSTAQYAMKKRKKPVQKTPKPPPPDGTKSNPSKRHRDRLNGELDKLTSLLPFPEEVRARLDKLSVLRLSVGYLKVKSFFNAVMKAGPNGSSWSSERERLFGGNVQSAAPPSLSASFSTVTTSIDGVSFSEGDLLLQALNGFVLVVTAEGYVFYTSPTIQDFLGFHQSDVVHQSVFELIHADDRALFRRQLHFSFDSDTDGSESPSEQNSADISTNVVAYDLQTIPPENSSFLERNFCCRFRCLLDNSSGFLALNFRGRLKFLHGQNRVSENGSLVSPQLALFAIATPLQQPSILEIRTKTLIFQTKHKLDFTPIGIDGRGKIILGYNEVEISMKGSGYSFIHAADMMYCADKHLRMIRTGETGFTFFRLLAKDRRWVWVQANARLLYKDGRPEFIVARQRALTNEEGEEQLRLRQLQLPFNFATGEAQLYDLPLSLENLDVPDLCSAPKLRKMEGEPSNSNSLLDCLRSQGRAAYCKHENPNGISSLSDVVFQDTHATVSIPQELQAEPAAGVPLLRMDPTIQDMVETLEQLFGEADLIEAVDVGPEELQSWENSLMNFTAGNQVFQDDMNDLLSSDILTYVAEQLQSEGGLDKIQNRNPELAGQQDFSWPVQNQNQIQNQIQNQIQPPLSGSAKLSHLDFPPMTSAGLNGLQVPVPSSLQLGSSSNMTFNPSCHQHQVFKSSPTELTDPDQNPVFIFKGAQWGESGPAQNFVEPYAPNISSGANIQPPLSGFQPNPTIQNAFRTPEPGLFPNQLDCMFRTAAAPLPNGVLHGQARTDPDFFHMPAKATCCYQALPAGGAVAAALPSHKEAALTYQVKSNGQTMQQHFLHFSDNTQMDNRPIVGNGGFPFTLLPNGKTCLTENK; from the exons GCCCAAGCCGCCTCCGCCCGACGGCACCAAGTCCAACCCGTCCAAGCGCCACCGGGACCGCCTCAACGGGGAGCTGGACAAGCTCACCAGCCTGCTGCCGTTCCCGGAGGAGGTGCGGGCGCGGCTCGACAAGCTGTCGGTGCTGCGGCTCAGCGTCGGCTACCTCAAGGTCAAGAGCTTCTTTAACG CCGTTATGAAAGCCGGCCCGAACGGCTCCAGCTGGAGCAGCGAGCGGGAGCGGCTGTTTGGAGGGAACGTCCAGAGCGCCGCGCCGCCGTCGCTCTCCGCCTCCTTCTCCACGGTGACCACCTCCATCGACGGAGTCAGCTTCTCTGAgggagacctgctgctgcag GCGCTGAACGGCTTCGTGTTGGTGGTGACGGCTGAAGGTTACGTCTTCTACACGTCGCCCACCATCCAGGACTTCCTGGGCTTCCACCAG TCGGACGTCGTCCATCAGAGCGTGTTTGAGCTGATCCACGCAGACGACCGCGCGCTCTTCAGACGCCAGCTTCACTTCTCCTTCGACTCCGACACAGACGGATCCGAGAGTCCCA GTGAGCAGAACAGCGCTGACATCAGCACCAACGTGGTGGCCTACGACCTCCAGACCATCCCTCCTGAGAACTCGTCCTTCCTGGAGAGAAACTTCTGCTGTCGTTTCCGCTGCCTGCTGGACAACTCGTCTGGCTTCCTG GCTCTGAACTTCCGCGGCCGGCTCAAGTTCCTCCACGGTCAGAACCGGGTGTCTGAGAACGGGTCGCTGGTTTCACCTCAGCTGGCTCTGTTCGCCATCGCAACGCCGCTGCAGCAGCCGTCCATCCTGGAGATCCGCACTAAGACGCTCATCTTCCAGACCAAACACAAGCTGGACTTCACGCCCATCGGCATCGATGGCAG AGGGAAGATCATTCTGGGCTACAACGAGGTGGAGATCAGCATGAAGGGTTCAGGCTACAGCTTCATCCACGCCGCCGACATGATGTACTGCGCCGACAAGCATCTACGAA TGATCAGAACCGGAGAAACTGGCTTCACCTTCTTCAGACTGCTGGCCAAAGATCGGCGCTGGGTCTGGGTCCAGGCCAACGCCCGGCTGCTCTATAAGGACGGGCGGCCAGAGTTCATCGTGGCGCGGCAGCGAGCGTTGAC GAACGAGGAGGGGGAGGAGCAGCTGCGCCTGCGCCAGCTGCAGCTGCCCTTCAACTTCGCCACCGGCGAGGCGCAGCTGTACGATCTGCCGCTGAGCCTGGAGAACCTGGACGTGCCGGACCTCTGCTCCGCGCCCAAACTCCGGAAGATGGAGGGAGAACCCAGCAACTCCAACTCCCTGCTGGACTGCCTGCGGAGCCAGGGCCGCGCGGCCTACTGCAAGCACGAGAACCCCAACGGCATCAGCTCGCTGAGCGACGTGGTGTTCCAGGACACGCACGCCACCGTCAGCATCCCCCAGGAGCTGCAGGCGGAGCCGGCGGCCGGCGTGCCGCTGCTGCGCATGGACCCCACCATCCAGGACATGGTGGAGACGCTGGAGCAGCTGTTCGGCGAAGCGGACCTGATCGAGGCGGTGGACGTCGGGccggaggagctgcagagctgGGAGAACTCTCTGATGAACTTCACCGCCGGCAACCAGGTGTTCCAGGACGACATGAACGACCTGCTGAGCAGCGACATCCTGACCTACGTGgcagagcagctgcagagcGAGGGCGGCCTGGACAAGATCCAGAACCGCAACCCGGAGCTGGCCGGGCAGCAGGACTTCAGCTGGCCCgtccagaatcagaaccagatccagaaccagatccagaaccagatccaGCCGCCGCTCTCTGGGTCAGCCAAGCTCAGCCACCTGGACTTCCCTCCCATGACTTCTGCTGGGCTCAACGGCCTGCAGGTTCCGGTTCCGTCTTCCCTTCAGCTGGGCAGCTCCTCAAACATGACCTTTAACCCTTCGTGTCATCAGCACCAGGTTTTTAAAAGCAGCCCTACAGAGTTAACGGACCCGGACCAGAACCCAGTGTTTATCTTTAAAGGCGCCCAGTGGGGCGAGTCCGGCCCAGCCCAGAACTTTGTAGAACCCTACGCCCCGAATATTTCAAGCGGCGCCAACATTCAGCCGCCGCTGTCCGGGTTCCAGCCCAACCCCACCATCCAGAACGCCTTCAGAACCCCCGAGCCCGGCCTGTTCCCCAACCAGCTGGACTGCATGTTCAGAACCGCCGCCGCGCCGCTGCCCAACGGCGTCCTTCACGGCCAGGCCAGAACCGACCCGGACTTCTTCCACATGCCGGCCAAGGCCACCTGCTGCTACCAGGCGCTGCCTGCGGGCGGCGCTGTGGCGGCGGCGCTGCCATCGCATAAGGAGGCGGCGCTGACCTACCAGGTCAAGTCCAACGGCCAGACGATGCAGCAACACTTTCTACACTTCAGTGACAACACACAG ATGGACAACCGTCCCATCGTTGGGAACGGAGGATTCCCCTTCACCTTGCTGCCCAACGGGAAAACCTGCCTGACAGAGAACAAATAG
- the LOC102226260 gene encoding aryl hydrocarbon receptor-like isoform X2: MKAGPNGSSWSSERERLFGGNVQSAAPPSLSASFSTVTTSIDGVSFSEGDLLLQALNGFVLVVTAEGYVFYTSPTIQDFLGFHQSDVVHQSVFELIHADDRALFRRQLHFSFDSDTDGSESPSEQNSADISTNVVAYDLQTIPPENSSFLERNFCCRFRCLLDNSSGFLALNFRGRLKFLHGQNRVSENGSLVSPQLALFAIATPLQQPSILEIRTKTLIFQTKHKLDFTPIGIDGRGKIILGYNEVEISMKGSGYSFIHAADMMYCADKHLRMIRTGETGFTFFRLLAKDRRWVWVQANARLLYKDGRPEFIVARQRALTNEEGEEQLRLRQLQLPFNFATGEAQLYDLPLSLENLDVPDLCSAPKLRKMEGEPSNSNSLLDCLRSQGRAAYCKHENPNGISSLSDVVFQDTHATVSIPQELQAEPAAGVPLLRMDPTIQDMVETLEQLFGEADLIEAVDVGPEELQSWENSLMNFTAGNQVFQDDMNDLLSSDILTYVAEQLQSEGGLDKIQNRNPELAGQQDFSWPVQNQNQIQNQIQNQIQPPLSGSAKLSHLDFPPMTSAGLNGLQVPVPSSLQLGSSSNMTFNPSCHQHQVFKSSPTELTDPDQNPVFIFKGAQWGESGPAQNFVEPYAPNISSGANIQPPLSGFQPNPTIQNAFRTPEPGLFPNQLDCMFRTAAAPLPNGVLHGQARTDPDFFHMPAKATCCYQALPAGGAVAAALPSHKEAALTYQVKSNGQTMQQHFLHFSDNTQMDNRPIVGNGGFPFTLLPNGKTCLTENK, from the exons ATGAAAGCCGGCCCGAACGGCTCCAGCTGGAGCAGCGAGCGGGAGCGGCTGTTTGGAGGGAACGTCCAGAGCGCCGCGCCGCCGTCGCTCTCCGCCTCCTTCTCCACGGTGACCACCTCCATCGACGGAGTCAGCTTCTCTGAgggagacctgctgctgcag GCGCTGAACGGCTTCGTGTTGGTGGTGACGGCTGAAGGTTACGTCTTCTACACGTCGCCCACCATCCAGGACTTCCTGGGCTTCCACCAG TCGGACGTCGTCCATCAGAGCGTGTTTGAGCTGATCCACGCAGACGACCGCGCGCTCTTCAGACGCCAGCTTCACTTCTCCTTCGACTCCGACACAGACGGATCCGAGAGTCCCA GTGAGCAGAACAGCGCTGACATCAGCACCAACGTGGTGGCCTACGACCTCCAGACCATCCCTCCTGAGAACTCGTCCTTCCTGGAGAGAAACTTCTGCTGTCGTTTCCGCTGCCTGCTGGACAACTCGTCTGGCTTCCTG GCTCTGAACTTCCGCGGCCGGCTCAAGTTCCTCCACGGTCAGAACCGGGTGTCTGAGAACGGGTCGCTGGTTTCACCTCAGCTGGCTCTGTTCGCCATCGCAACGCCGCTGCAGCAGCCGTCCATCCTGGAGATCCGCACTAAGACGCTCATCTTCCAGACCAAACACAAGCTGGACTTCACGCCCATCGGCATCGATGGCAG AGGGAAGATCATTCTGGGCTACAACGAGGTGGAGATCAGCATGAAGGGTTCAGGCTACAGCTTCATCCACGCCGCCGACATGATGTACTGCGCCGACAAGCATCTACGAA TGATCAGAACCGGAGAAACTGGCTTCACCTTCTTCAGACTGCTGGCCAAAGATCGGCGCTGGGTCTGGGTCCAGGCCAACGCCCGGCTGCTCTATAAGGACGGGCGGCCAGAGTTCATCGTGGCGCGGCAGCGAGCGTTGAC GAACGAGGAGGGGGAGGAGCAGCTGCGCCTGCGCCAGCTGCAGCTGCCCTTCAACTTCGCCACCGGCGAGGCGCAGCTGTACGATCTGCCGCTGAGCCTGGAGAACCTGGACGTGCCGGACCTCTGCTCCGCGCCCAAACTCCGGAAGATGGAGGGAGAACCCAGCAACTCCAACTCCCTGCTGGACTGCCTGCGGAGCCAGGGCCGCGCGGCCTACTGCAAGCACGAGAACCCCAACGGCATCAGCTCGCTGAGCGACGTGGTGTTCCAGGACACGCACGCCACCGTCAGCATCCCCCAGGAGCTGCAGGCGGAGCCGGCGGCCGGCGTGCCGCTGCTGCGCATGGACCCCACCATCCAGGACATGGTGGAGACGCTGGAGCAGCTGTTCGGCGAAGCGGACCTGATCGAGGCGGTGGACGTCGGGccggaggagctgcagagctgGGAGAACTCTCTGATGAACTTCACCGCCGGCAACCAGGTGTTCCAGGACGACATGAACGACCTGCTGAGCAGCGACATCCTGACCTACGTGgcagagcagctgcagagcGAGGGCGGCCTGGACAAGATCCAGAACCGCAACCCGGAGCTGGCCGGGCAGCAGGACTTCAGCTGGCCCgtccagaatcagaaccagatccagaaccagatccagaaccagatccaGCCGCCGCTCTCTGGGTCAGCCAAGCTCAGCCACCTGGACTTCCCTCCCATGACTTCTGCTGGGCTCAACGGCCTGCAGGTTCCGGTTCCGTCTTCCCTTCAGCTGGGCAGCTCCTCAAACATGACCTTTAACCCTTCGTGTCATCAGCACCAGGTTTTTAAAAGCAGCCCTACAGAGTTAACGGACCCGGACCAGAACCCAGTGTTTATCTTTAAAGGCGCCCAGTGGGGCGAGTCCGGCCCAGCCCAGAACTTTGTAGAACCCTACGCCCCGAATATTTCAAGCGGCGCCAACATTCAGCCGCCGCTGTCCGGGTTCCAGCCCAACCCCACCATCCAGAACGCCTTCAGAACCCCCGAGCCCGGCCTGTTCCCCAACCAGCTGGACTGCATGTTCAGAACCGCCGCCGCGCCGCTGCCCAACGGCGTCCTTCACGGCCAGGCCAGAACCGACCCGGACTTCTTCCACATGCCGGCCAAGGCCACCTGCTGCTACCAGGCGCTGCCTGCGGGCGGCGCTGTGGCGGCGGCGCTGCCATCGCATAAGGAGGCGGCGCTGACCTACCAGGTCAAGTCCAACGGCCAGACGATGCAGCAACACTTTCTACACTTCAGTGACAACACACAG ATGGACAACCGTCCCATCGTTGGGAACGGAGGATTCCCCTTCACCTTGCTGCCCAACGGGAAAACCTGCCTGACAGAGAACAAATAG